The Sporosarcina sp. Te-1 DNA window TTCTGCAACAACCTTTTTAAGTGCGGCATGCGGTTCCGTGATCGCCCAGCCGAGCCGCGAATAAAACGGAGGGTACATCGCGGTAGCCCCTACCACACCTACGCGCAGTCCGTCTGTGGTTTCATAGATACGATATGGTTTTACCCACTTCGGAAAGGTCCCATCCGGCTCTTCCAAATTACAGAGGATGACGTCGAATGCCGCCCCTTCATATAGCGTATTCAATGCATTTTTCGATAAGGTGATGCCTTCATTGTTGCCAATGGTCACCGCATCATAACCCGCACTGTTCAAAAGGGCGACATTCCCTTTCCCCCTCGTTCCTTCCGTATAAGGGTGAGATCTGTCAATATGATCGCCAATATCGAAAACAAAGCAAGCTTCGCCGAATGCCTTATGCCTTTCTTTCTCCCCGGTCACATAACGGCTTATTTTCGGCCAGTTATCAAAATGGCTATGAAGATCATTCGTATGGTAAATATGTAATGAGACGATGTCTTTCTTCATATTAACCCCAAATCCCTTCTATGATCGATCGGATTCCAAACAGCAATAAAATGACCCGCAGAACGACGACCAGTGTCTCCGAATTCATTTTTTTATTCAGCATCGAACCAACCGTGCCGCCAATATACGCACCAGGAATGACTGGAAGCGTGTAAAGCCAAGGCACATGCCCTAGCGAAATATGTGTGATCGAGTTGACGATTGCCGATAAGAACACCATGAACATCGACGTACCGACCGCGACATGTGGTGGGAAGAGAAAAAGCAAAATCATCGCCGGGACAATCATCGTTCCCCCGCCGATACCAAACAAACCGGAAGTGAAGCCAATCACAAAGGTGAGCAGCAAGGCAAACCAGACTGGATAGCCATATACATGCGTTTCTCCTTTTGGATCGATGAACGTCCGTTCCTTGCCATGGTTGACGAACCAATGGATCGGCTTCAAATACTTCCGTGCGAGCAGTAAAACAGCTAATACAATCAGCAAAATGCCAAAGTATAAATTGAATGATGGCAGGTCGACACTTTTATTCACAAACGCACCGATCAATGTTCCTGGAACCGTGCCCACAAAGAAAATGAGCCCGCTTCGATAATCCACTGTTTTCACTTTCATATGAGAAATGGTCGAGGAAAGCCCATTAAAAATCATCATGATGACAGATAACCCGACAACACTTTGCGGTGTAATGCCGGGAATCCAGCCTAAGTCGATGCCCACTAGTAAAGTAAGAGGAACCAGGATGGTTCCACCGCCCAAACCAACAATGGATCCTAGCACGCCGGATAGCGCACCGATAATTGCTAACAACACGTATTCCATTACTCGTCTCCTCCAAAGAGGTCCAACTGTTTCGGTGCAGGCCCGACACTATCGAGTCCTTGCAAACGCTGAAAGCGCTTGGCATTCTCTGCCGCATGCCCACCGGAATTGTTGTTGAACACGATGTAGATCTGTTCCGACTGCTTTTCCAATTCAGCGACAGCCGTTCCGATGTCAGTCAGCTCTTCATCGGAATAATCATATAAATAACGTACTTTCCGCCATTCTTTACTATCTCCGGTGACATTTCGCCATCCGCCCACATTCCGCCCATGCAGACGGACAAACGTTTTATCGGACCTCGTCGCAATCGGAACGAGCGGAACACTGCCTTCTCCCGCCTGCGGTTCATCGCAAACCGTATGGATCGCCTTCAATTCTCGCAGCAGATCAAGCGTCCTCTCCTTATATTGTTCCGAATACCAGCTTTGATGGCGGAACTCAATGGCCACATCATAGTCTGCCAGCTCCATGCATATGTATCTGATTTCCTCGACATGTCCCCGTTTGCAATCAAACCATGGCGGAAACTGGACAAGCACCATGGCAAGCTTTCCCGCTTCCTTCAAGGGCCCGATCGACAACCGGAATGCCTGAAACATCTCTTCAGGCGTATCATAAGGAATTTTCCCCCGCTGGTGGCCAGTCATGCCTTGGTACGCCTTAACAATAAATTGAAAGGAGTCCGGCGTCTCCCTGATCCATTTCTGGATATTCCGTTCGGGCTGAATGGCATAAAAACTCGAATCCAACTCCACAATAGGAAAATGGGTACTGTAATCGATCAATTTCTCTTTGGCATTTGAAGTGGGGCTATATACATCGGGATGATCTCCCCAACCTGTCAAACCGACTTGAATCAATGCCCTCTCCCCTTTCTAAAACTACGTATAATCCATCATAGCATATGCATAACCGGATGGAATGGTAGTTTGCATTTCTGTCCTCACTCTCCCCCTTTCCCTTTTTGGAATAGCAGTAACCGTCTGGATCAGCCTGCCGGGAGGCGTTTTTATGCAATTGCAGTAAATAAACTAAATGGAATCATACGCAGGAACCTTCCGCTGCTAAATTAATGCTTGATTTCACCGCTAAATGCTTTAGTATATACTTTTGTAGATCTATGGTTTGCAGAAGATGGAACGAACACAAAGGATAAATGTTTTAATTGGAGGTTATTATGAATTATAGAGTTTGTAACAAAGCAGTATTTGAACAAGCACAGGTACGATCGGTATCAGATGTGCCGTTCACCGAGGAAGAACTTCAAAACGGCATGAAGTTGGCGGTATCTAAGGAAGATACGTCCCTGGCACTGTATGTAGTAGATGTGGACGGCCAGAAAAAGTTCGAAGTTCGTTGGGATGATTCGCATGAGCTATTCACTGGTTGGTATTCCGCTTGGGAAAATTTCACTTGGTGCCTGAATATAGCAGGTAAGTAACAAAAAGGAAGAACAAGTCCCTAGAGACTTGTTCTTCCTTTTTTTCTTGCTTTATGATTATCCGCGAACAATCTTATTACGGATTTTATTCGAAAGAAATTCCACAATCAAGATCAATACCATGAGCCCGATTAAAATGGAACCTACTTCGGACCATTTGTAGCCATTCATCGCAAAAATCAACGGAGCCCCAATACCGCCTGCTCCGACTAATCCAAGAATTGCTGCATCCCGTAAGTTCATATCATACCGGTATATCGCGACCGATAAAAACATGGCCGATAATTGGGGGATGATGCCGTACCGGATCTTTTCAAACGTTGTACAGCCGATGGACTCAAGGGACTCGAGGATATTCACTTCCAAATCCTCAATAATGTCCACAAAGAGCTTGGACAGCATGCCGATGGACGTCAATGCCATCGTCAGCACGCCCGCAAACGGTCCTGGCCCTGTCACACGGATGAACATCAGACCGTACACGATTGCAGGGATCGTCCTGACAAAGATTAAAAAGAGACGGATGATAAATGCGACCGGTTTCGGCACGATGTTGGATGCCGACAAAAATGCGAGCGGAATCGCCAGGATAGCCCCGACAATGGTCCCTAAAAAGGCGATTGCCATTGTTTCAAGCAGCAGATAAGGAACACCATTTGTATTAAAGGTGAACAACAAATCCGTGTTCGGTGTTACAATCCCGTGCAAAATATTTTTGGCGATCGCCACGCCATTGCTTGTGAAATTGGATAGATCAACGGCGGTTAAAGACCACATGAGAAAGAGGATCAAAACAACAGCGGTGATCACATTTTGCACAGTGCGTTTTGGTTCGTTCAATAAATGCTTTTCAATACTATTCATTGTGACCACCTTTATAATAATTTCTTTCTAAAGTATTCACTGATCGTTTCGATGATAAAGACGGTGACGGCAAGTAGCAGTAAAATCATACCGACATTCGCATAATTGCGCCATCCGAGGCTTTCATTGAGCAGTAAACCGATACCGCCCGCCCCGACATATCCCAAGATGGCGGCATACCGCACATTTCCCTCGAAACAGAAGATGGCGTTAGACAGATAGTTCGGCAAGATTTGTGGCATTACGGCAAAACGGAATGCCGAAAAGGTCGAGTGGCCCATCGATTGCATCGCTTCAAACGCCTTTAAATCCGCATTCTCTATCTGCTCGTACAGCAGCTTCCCGACATAAGCAATCGTGAAGATAAAAATGGCGACAGTACCCGCCATTGTTCCGATACCGAAGATGAATGTTGCGATCAATGCGGCTACCAAGGTAGGCAAAGTACGCAATAAGCTTAAAATGAATTTGGTCACAACAACCACTGTCCTGCTTTTAATCATATTCGAAGAAGCGAAATAGGCGAGCGGCAAGGCAAGCACGGCACCCAGCACAGAGCCAAGCAGAGACATTTTAATGGTGTCAAACAACGGCTGCCAAAGTCTGTCCAGGTAATTCCAATTGGGAGGGATCATATCGACGATGATCTTCCAAAAGCTCAAGATTCGCTTCTTTTCGGTTAACACTTGGATGTCAAACCCAGTAATCTGGACAGAATAATAGAAGCAAATGATCAGGATCAAAATGACTAACGGCGCTTTGGAGCGTTTAACGGGAACGGTTTTTCCGTTTGGCAATGTAATGGACTTTGTTTTTAAGATGTTCAATTGCCAGTCAGCTCCTCTTCCAGCTTCCCGTTGTAAATGTGATCCAGAATTTCGTCCGTCACTTCACTTGCCGGGCCATCGTAAACGATTTCGCCGTTTCGGATGCCGACGACTCGTGTCGCATATTCGAGTGCCAAATCGACATGGTGAATGTTGATGATGACGGTCATATTCATTTCCTTATTGATGCGCTGAAAGTCTGTCATGACTTGTTTGGCTGTAATCGGATCCAAGGAAGCGACAGGTTCATCGGCTAAGATAATGCTTGGTTTTTGAGCGAGCGTCCGTGCGAGTGCCACACGCTGCTGCTGGCCGCCGGAAAGCTGATCGACCCGAATGAAGGCTTTGTCCAAAATATTCACCCGATCGAGTGCTTCGAGCGCCTCAATCTTTTGCTGTTTTGTATATAATCCTAAGATTTTTCGCCAAACGGGCATATCGGGGACAAAGGAGACAAGGACATTTTTGAGGGAGGAGATACGGTTTACGAGGTTAAATGATTGGAAAATCATCCCGATTCCTCTCCGCAGCTTTCTGATTTCATACCCTCTCAGCTTTGATACTTCCACATTGTTTACGAGAAGAGAACCGCTGGAGATATCATGCATTCGATTCACACAGCGCAGCAGGGTCGACTTACCCGCACCGGACAGCCCGATCACCGCCACATATTCCCCTTGTTCAATCGTTAAATTGATATCTTTTAACGCCACATAGCCATTGTCGTACTTTTTTTGGACGTTTTGGAACTTAATCATTCAGTATTCACTACCTTTACTTATAAAAAGAGGAACACACAAGATGTTCCCCCTTTATGTCTTTGTATTTAGTTTGAACTAAGTTCTTGCACAAGCTCTTGTGCTTTCCGTTCATTGTCATAGTCGGAGTCTTTCGCTTCTTGGTAACCGTCATGGCTATAGATGGCAATGACTTCTTTACCTTCTTCGGAATTCCCGATATTGATAAATGCTTTTTGGAGTGCCTTTTTCAAATCGTCTGTCATGACGTCAGAGTTTTTGCTGACGCTGACAGTATCGTTATAAATTGCTGGCATGACTCCGATGACATCAGTTTCAGCCCAGATATCATTGGAACGGCTAAACTCGGTTGTCCATTTATCCGCAAAGTCGATACGTGCATCCGCATACGTTACAAGTACATCTGTTTGACCAGCAGCAAGACGGGCAAACGCGCTTCCGTATGAATCCGCCTGAACCACTTTTGAAAGATCGGTGATGGTCTTGCCATAATTCTCATCCAACCAAAGAGCTGGATAGATATAACCTGCTGGAGAGGATGAAGACATCACGTTCCAGCTAACATTGTCCAAGTCTTCGAACGTTACTTCTTCGCCGTTGTTCACTTTGTCAGCAAGCGCTCGGCCTTTTTCAGAAGGGCCTGCGATTAGAAGTGCACGGTACGAGCTTGCTTGTTCATCCGACTTTTCTGTCGGCTTGTTTTTATTCCACTCAGCCGGGTCGTCTGAATCGAGGCTCAAACCGGCACGAGTTGCTGTCAAAATGACTTCAGCACCGTCATCATAGAGGACATACGTACCGCCAGGAATTAAACCAATATCCGTTGTTCCAGCAGATAAGGCTTCACCGACAGCTTCATAGTTTGTTCCAACCGTAATGTCGACATTGTTGACATCATAGCCTTGCTCTGCAAGTTGGTCTTTTAACATGTCTTTCAGTGGCTCGGTTGCAGTAATAATTTCTTCTGGATCACGAGATGGTACGAAAGCAATGGAAAGTTTGTCGATTTTCTTATCGTCTCCATCGCTGCCGGATTTTTTGTCATCTGATCCACATGCAGCAAGTGAAATGCCCATTACAAGTACGAGCATTAACATAACTATTTTCTTCATATGATATACCTCCTATGGTTTACACTAGACTAGTATAAATTACATTGTTAAAATTGCAAAGTAAAGATTTTGTAAAAGACTATTTTTGAAAATAAGAAAAAATTTTGGAAAGTGTATAGAGGTATAAAATGAGAAAGATTTCTGTATTGGTGACAAGCGATGTACATGGATATATTATGCCGACTGACTTTTCAGGCGGGATGGAGACGCCGCTTGGTTTAGGGAAATTGGCAACCATCATTGAGGAAGAACGCAGCCTGAACCCAGTCCTTTTGATCGAAAATGGAGACTTCATCCAAGGAAGCCCATTAACCTATTATGAGCAAAGCTTTGGGACGGAAGAGGAAAACGCGGTCATTCGTGCAGCGAATGCTCTTCGCTACGATCTTGCGGTATTCGGAAACCATGAATTCAACTTCGGATTGCCGGTTCTGAATCAAGTCGTGGAACAGTCCAACCACCCTTGGCTTGCAGCGAACATCAAACGCAAGGATGGGACCTACTTCACAAAGCCCTGGGTCCTAAAAGAGATTAATAGTGTTACGATTGCCATTGTCGGGGTCACAACGCAATTCGTCCCGGTTTGGGAAACAGCGGAAAATATCGAGGGGCTGATTTTCGAGGATGCGTTTGAAGCGGCGAAACGGGAAGTCGAATGGCTCCGAGCCAACCATGAGATCGATGTGATGATTATCGCCTATCATGGCGGGTTCGAGTGTGATTTGGAAACAGGGACAGTCCAGGAAACTTCAAGGGAAAATGTCGGGTATCAAATTTGTAAAGAAATTAATGGTGTGGATGTGGTCATTACGGGTCACCAGCACCGCGAAATTGCCCAGCATCTATTCGGAAAAGCCGTCGTACAGCCGGGAACGAAAGGTGTCTGCCTAGGAAAAATCGAATTGACCTTGGATGACAGCGGGAAATTGGTACAAGCCGCCCCATCCCTTGTCTATGTTGAGGATACCCCGGTGAATGGAGCTATCCGGGATTTAATCGAGCCGATCTACACAGAGACCGAGAACTGGCTTGACCAAAGTATCGGAAAAATCGAAGGGGATATGCTCATGAGCAGCCCGTTTGAGGCAAGGTTAAAGGGGCACCCGTATGTCGAGTTTATTAACCGTGTTCAAAACGAAGTTGGCGGCACATCGATCTCATGTATGGCCATCTTTAATGATGTCTGCCGGGGCTTTCATCCGAATGTGACGATGCGGGATATCGTAACGAATTATATCTTTCCGAATACGTTAAAGGTGCTGGAAGTAAAAGGGCGTCATATTATCGAAGCGCTTGAGCAATCGGCGACGTATTTCACCTTGCAGGACGGCGTTCCTGTCGTGTCGGAAAAGTTTCTAAAACCCAAAGCGCAGCCGTTCAACTACGATCTCTGGAGCGGAATCGATTATACGATCGATTTGCGCAAGCCGGAAGGCAGCCGCGTTGTTGAAGTGCTTTACAATGGAAAGCCGTTGCAACCGGAGAAAACATATGAAGTTGTCATGAATAATTATAGAGCGACCGGCGCAGGGAATTTTGAGTATTTCAGGGATTGTCCGGTTGTCAAAGACGTTCAGACGGATATGACGGAACTGATCGCGGATTATTTTGTGAAGCACAAAACTGTTCAGGCAAAAGCGATGCGCAATATGAAGATTTTATATTAAGTCAGGTTAGGCATATTTGAAAGCAAAGCAAGCTTTCTTCTTGTCATCACACTGAACCAGACATCAGTACAGATGCCTGCAAGTTGGATACTGAATACAACAAGCCAATCGGTTCTATACCTGATTGGCTTTTGTACGTCGCAAACTCACGACATGCTCGGCAATGTGATTGTGATGGTCGTCCCTTTTTGGAAAGTGCTTTTCACTTCAATTGTCCCGTCATGCGCTTCAACTAGGCTTTTGACAATGGCGACACCTAAGCCCGTCCCTTCCGATGTTTGTTCGGTCGTCGTTCCTCTAAAGTACCGGTTAAATACATTCCGGACTGTTTCCTCGGTCATGCCGATGCCATCGTCCTGGATCGTCAGCACAACCTCATGCACCCGTTGTTCAATCGTCGTTATAATAGTCACGGGTGCTTCATTGTGGACAACCGCATTCATGAATAGATTCTGAAGCGCCCTCTTTAGCAGTTTTGGATCAAAAGCAACTTGTACCGGATGCTCTGCCCGCAGTTCAAATTGATGAGATTGTGCCCGCAGATCATTGCTAACCTCTGTTAACACATTTCGGGTAAAACCGACAATATCTTGTGTCGTTTTATGGATCGGGACCGTTTGAGAACTATCAAACCGCATCGCAAGATTCAAATCCTCTACGAGCTGTTCCATATGCGTACCTTTTTTATCGATCTCCTCAACAAAATTCCGTTGTTCCTCTTCCGACCACTTATAATCCGGATTCAGCAATAAGGTGGAATAGCCTTTTATATAGGTTAACGGTGTTTTCAGGTCATGCGATATACCTGCGATCCAGTCACGTTTCGCCTCTTCGACTTCTGCACGTTCCACTCGTGCCCTTTCCAACTGTGTGCGCATATCCATCAATTGGTCAATGACTTCCTTATAGAGCCGATAACGCATTTTGAATTTCCCATTCTTCGTGCAGGTGTTCTCATAATCATGGAATGAGGCAAAATCACCTTCTGCCAACTGTTTGATCCAGCTCATGATTCGGATGAGCGGGCTGCCAAAATACCAGCCAAACCAAACGATACTAATGATAGATATAACCCCGACAATTACAAGGACAACCCATTCATACCCCTCTCCCACTAAACCGTAATAAGGCAGGATCCCCTCCATCGTAACGGGGAGCGTTGCGGCTAACAGTAGAATCCAAATCAATACTCCTAACAGGAAATGCTCGATAAACCGTCTTTGAATTTTCATGACGGATTTCCATTCGGTGGAATAAATTTATAGCCAATTCCTCTTAAATTGACAAGAATGCTCGGCTTCTTCGTATTATCCCCGAGCTTCTTGCGTAGTTTAGCAATATGAATTGTGACCGTCTTTTCTTCCCCGAACACATCCTCGCCCCAAACGCTTTCATAAATATGAGGAATCGTAAAGACACGGTTCGGATGTTTGCAAAAGAAATGAAGCAGCTCCAATTCCTTAGCTGTTGCCTCCACCGTTTCTCCGCCCACCGTCAATACGGCTTCGTCTGGTATAAACGTAAAGGCCCCATATTCATAGCTTTTTGGCACAGGAAGAGCAGCGGGTTTTTCATAGACCCGTTGACGGCGCAAAATCGCACGGATCCTTGCCACAACTTCCAGCGGGTTAAACGGTTTGGTAATGTAGTCATCTCCCCCAACACTCAAACCGGTCAACTTATCAAAATCACTGGAACGGGCGCTAATGAATAAGATAGGAACGGTTGTCAGCTGCCGGATCGCGGAACAAAGCGTAAAGCCGTCCCCGTCCGGCAGCATGACATCAAGCAAAATAATATCAAAATCATATTCCTGCAACGCCTGCAGTGCTTGCTCCTTTGTAGTGGCAGTTATAATATGAATAAAATGCTCTTTTCTCAATGTAATCTCTAGCAACTTAATAATTCCGATTTCATCATCTACAAGTAAGATTCTTGCATCGTCCGACATTCAATCCCCTCTTTCCTACCTCCATCCTACCAAGTTTTTTTCAATCTACCTAGACTCAACCCGAATATTACGCATAATTTTCCTCCTGTTTACTTTGTTTTTACTTTCATTCGCTACGATAGAAACAAGCAATAGACAGGAGGTTCACAATGACTTACATCATTCAAACACATCAACTCACAAAACGGTTTTCAAATGATCTGATAATCGATCATGTTAGCATGCATATGAAAGAAGGAGAAATTTACGGATTCCTAGGTCCCAATGGTGCCGGTAAGACGACCATCATGAAAATGCTGTTGAATCTAGTCAAACCGTCTTCCGGAGACATTTTCATTCAAGGAGAACCGGTCAATCCAACGTCATACCGCTATTTGAAAGAGATTGGCAGCTTAATTGAATACCCCATTTTTTACGAAGATCTAACAGCGTATGAAAATTTGCAAATCCATTGCACGTATATCGGGCAGGAGGATGACAGCCATATTGTTAGCGTGTTGGACATCGTGGGATTGCGAAATATCGATCGGAAGAAAGTAAAGGAATTTTCACTCGGAATGCGCCAGCGGCTTGCGATTGCTCGTGCGATTGTCACGAAACCCAAGATATTAATCCTGGATGAGCCGATCAATGGATTGGACCCGATTGGGATCAAAGAAGTGAGGGAGCTTCTCGTTTTACTGAAACGCCAATACCATATGACGATTCTTATATCCAGCCATATCATATCTGAAATCGAATCCATCGCAGATACCATCGGCGTCATTGATAATGGGAAGTTAATAGAGGAAATTTCGATGTCTTCCTTGCGCCAACGTCATCAGCCGACGATTAAAATGGTTGTCCGCAATGTTCTGGAAGCGAAACGTTTGCTAGAGAAGTTTGTTGGCACGCATGCCAAAATCATTGATGAAACAACCGTACATGTTACGAAAACAAAAGAAAAAACAGCAGCATTGACAAAGCGACTCATTTTACAAGGGGTCGACGTGGACGAGGTCGTCACTTTCCATGAAACGCTGGAAGAGTACTTTGTTAATCGGATTAATGGAGGTAAGGAACATGTTACAATTACTTAAACTGGAATGGAGAAAACACCGGCTGGGTCGCTATTTTCTAAGCTTCATCTTATGCGTGGTGGGTATCTACGGGTTTGTTATATTTGCTGCATTGAGTTCGAAGAACGATATTGACAGTGTAATTCCATCATACAATGATTTCTTGACCTTAGTTACGCTATTGACAAACATAACATTCATCATCCTCGGTGGTGTCATTCTGTCGCGCGTCATCATTTCGGAGTTCCGTTCCAAGACAATTAATGTGTTATTTACGTATCCAATCCGGCGAAAAATACTGATGCTGTCCAAGCTGCTGATTGTTTTTGCGCTGACAACCGGTGGACTTTTCCTCGGCACTTGGATCATGCAGGGGCTCACGTATTTCCTGCAGCCATCACTCGGATTTTTTGAGGGGACATTTACAATGCAAGAGATGCTCGCCACAATTCCGAAAACGATAACAAACGCCATCATGATGGGTGCGATTGCATTGATCCCTCTGTTTTTTGGAATGAGGAAGAAATCAACCTCAGCGACGATTACATCCGCTGTCATCATTGGATTTTTGATCAATTCGACGGTTTCCAATGGAGGTGCCTCCTTCAGTCTAAGTGATGTGATTATAGTACCGTTGATATTCTCCTTGCTCGGCGCCGGGATCGCTTATTTATCCATCCGCAATATTGACCGAAAGGACGTAGTATAATGCTGAAAAAATTAGTTATTGTCGTCTTGCTCTTGGGCATCGGCATAGGATTATTTGTTTTCTTTAAACAACCGAACAAAACAATGACCATCGGGACATACGAAGCTGTCCCTGCGATTGAAGCGGATCTGCAAATGATGACTATTGAAATGTCGAGTTCGCCAGACGATAAAATCCATGTACGATTGGAAGGGAAAAAGGGAAGTGAAGAGAAGATCTCCATTGACCATGACGCGACAAAACTCGTAATAAAAGAGCAAAATGAGAATGTGAAGTGGAACAATTTTATCCAAGTTGGTTCTCAGCCAAAGATCATCATTCAGACACCAAAGTCTCTTGCTAATACAATTACGATTTCCAACAGGGATGGAGATACCAATTTGAAAGGCTTGGCCGCAGAAACAATCGAAGTAAAATCAACGACAGGTAGAGTGACCCTTCAGGATATGACCGTGTCTAAATCTGAATTGCAGTCGACGGATGGAAGTATCACAATCCACAAAAGCGCAATTGAAAATGGGAACATTGCTTCAACCACAGGCAATGTGACGGTGCGAGAGAGCACGGGCGCTGCGCTTGCCATACAGTCTACTGACGGGCAAATTAAAATGATGGAAGCGACAGAGCAATCCGATGTTAGACTAAAAAGCAAAACCGGCGACATTCAAGTTAGCTATAAAACAGCCCCGTCCTCCCTTCAGCTATCGACGAGTGGTGAGATTGTCAAAATTGACCTGTCAAACTTTGATCAACAGACCCGTCAAATCGGGGATGGCGCAAATCAACTTTCCATCGAAACGAAAGATGGTGTGATCAATGTAAAATAAACAGCTAACTAGTTGATTCCTAGGAGCCTGCATGTATAAGTTTAGCAAGGGCTATGACAAGGTTTACCGTCATAGTGCCGACAAACAAACTTACACAGAGCAGGCTCTTTTATTCGTGGAAAATTACCTGATGTCCGGTACCAGCTATCAGATAACTGTATTTTGAGCCTTTCGAGAAAATAACTGGTATTCAATCGTTATCATGTGCATCTAACTTAATATGCGATGCCTGTGGATTTTATTGGCAAGAAATCCCCTGTAGAACCGAACATAATTTCTTCCGTAAAAAAACACCCCATGGATAGATTTTACTCTACCCTTTGAGGTGCCCCACACACATCATTCTGCATTACTCGATGGATTGGAGTTCAGGCGCTTCTTTACTCTGCACAAATCCATGGACTCTAATTTGATTTTGATCCAAATCCCTAAAATAAAATTCATGGTACGTAAGAAGAGGATTCGTGAGTTCTTCCACATGTACACCTTTACTCTTAAACAAGCGATATACTGAAAAGATATCATCACTTTGCAAATCCAATACGGAACTTACAGGCAAACCATTGTCTTCCTTGGCTTTAAATCGATTACTTAGTGCCAACTTTGTATTTTCGTTGATTGAAAAAAAACAAGCAACGTCTATTTGATCCACCGGTTGTATCCCCAATATCT harbors:
- a CDS encoding sulfite exporter TauE/SafE family protein gives rise to the protein MEYVLLAIIGALSGVLGSIVGLGGGTILVPLTLLVGIDLGWIPGITPQSVVGLSVIMMIFNGLSSTISHMKVKTVDYRSGLIFFVGTVPGTLIGAFVNKSVDLPSFNLYFGILLIVLAVLLLARKYLKPIHWFVNHGKERTFIDPKGETHVYGYPVWFALLLTFVIGFTSGLFGIGGGTMIVPAMILLFLFPPHVAVGTSMFMVFLSAIVNSITHISLGHVPWLYTLPVIPGAYIGGTVGSMLNKKMNSETLVVVLRVILLLFGIRSIIEGIWG
- a CDS encoding DUF72 domain-containing protein produces the protein MIQVGLTGWGDHPDVYSPTSNAKEKLIDYSTHFPIVELDSSFYAIQPERNIQKWIRETPDSFQFIVKAYQGMTGHQRGKIPYDTPEEMFQAFRLSIGPLKEAGKLAMVLVQFPPWFDCKRGHVEEIRYICMELADYDVAIEFRHQSWYSEQYKERTLDLLRELKAIHTVCDEPQAGEGSVPLVPIATRSDKTFVRLHGRNVGGWRNVTGDSKEWRKVRYLYDYSDEELTDIGTAVAELEKQSEQIYIVFNNNSGGHAAENAKRFQRLQGLDSVGPAPKQLDLFGGDE
- the phnE gene encoding phosphonate ABC transporter, permease protein PhnE → MNSIEKHLLNEPKRTVQNVITAVVLILFLMWSLTAVDLSNFTSNGVAIAKNILHGIVTPNTDLLFTFNTNGVPYLLLETMAIAFLGTIVGAILAIPLAFLSASNIVPKPVAFIIRLFLIFVRTIPAIVYGLMFIRVTGPGPFAGVLTMALTSIGMLSKLFVDIIEDLEVNILESLESIGCTTFEKIRYGIIPQLSAMFLSVAIYRYDMNLRDAAILGLVGAGGIGAPLIFAMNGYKWSEVGSILIGLMVLILIVEFLSNKIRNKIVRG
- the phnE gene encoding phosphonate ABC transporter, permease protein PhnE, producing the protein MLKTKSITLPNGKTVPVKRSKAPLVILILIICFYYSVQITGFDIQVLTEKKRILSFWKIIVDMIPPNWNYLDRLWQPLFDTIKMSLLGSVLGAVLALPLAYFASSNMIKSRTVVVVTKFILSLLRTLPTLVAALIATFIFGIGTMAGTVAIFIFTIAYVGKLLYEQIENADLKAFEAMQSMGHSTFSAFRFAVMPQILPNYLSNAIFCFEGNVRYAAILGYVGAGGIGLLLNESLGWRNYANVGMILLLLAVTVFIIETISEYFRKKLL
- the phnC gene encoding phosphonate ABC transporter ATP-binding protein yields the protein MIKFQNVQKKYDNGYVALKDINLTIEQGEYVAVIGLSGAGKSTLLRCVNRMHDISSGSLLVNNVEVSKLRGYEIRKLRRGIGMIFQSFNLVNRISSLKNVLVSFVPDMPVWRKILGLYTKQQKIEALEALDRVNILDKAFIRVDQLSGGQQQRVALARTLAQKPSIILADEPVASLDPITAKQVMTDFQRINKEMNMTVIINIHHVDLALEYATRVVGIRNGEIVYDGPASEVTDEILDHIYNGKLEEELTGN
- a CDS encoding phosphate/phosphite/phosphonate ABC transporter substrate-binding protein translates to MKKIVMLMLVLVMGISLAACGSDDKKSGSDGDDKKIDKLSIAFVPSRDPEEIITATEPLKDMLKDQLAEQGYDVNNVDITVGTNYEAVGEALSAGTTDIGLIPGGTYVLYDDGAEVILTATRAGLSLDSDDPAEWNKNKPTEKSDEQASSYRALLIAGPSEKGRALADKVNNGEEVTFEDLDNVSWNVMSSSSPAGYIYPALWLDENYGKTITDLSKVVQADSYGSAFARLAAGQTDVLVTYADARIDFADKWTTEFSRSNDIWAETDVIGVMPAIYNDTVSVSKNSDVMTDDLKKALQKAFINIGNSEEGKEVIAIYSHDGYQEAKDSDYDNERKAQELVQELSSN
- a CDS encoding bifunctional UDP-sugar hydrolase/5'-nucleotidase — its product is MRKISVLVTSDVHGYIMPTDFSGGMETPLGLGKLATIIEEERSLNPVLLIENGDFIQGSPLTYYEQSFGTEEENAVIRAANALRYDLAVFGNHEFNFGLPVLNQVVEQSNHPWLAANIKRKDGTYFTKPWVLKEINSVTIAIVGVTTQFVPVWETAENIEGLIFEDAFEAAKREVEWLRANHEIDVMIIAYHGGFECDLETGTVQETSRENVGYQICKEINGVDVVITGHQHREIAQHLFGKAVVQPGTKGVCLGKIELTLDDSGKLVQAAPSLVYVEDTPVNGAIRDLIEPIYTETENWLDQSIGKIEGDMLMSSPFEARLKGHPYVEFINRVQNEVGGTSISCMAIFNDVCRGFHPNVTMRDIVTNYIFPNTLKVLEVKGRHIIEALEQSATYFTLQDGVPVVSEKFLKPKAQPFNYDLWSGIDYTIDLRKPEGSRVVEVLYNGKPLQPEKTYEVVMNNYRATGAGNFEYFRDCPVVKDVQTDMTELIADYFVKHKTVQAKAMRNMKILY